Proteins encoded by one window of Eremothecium cymbalariae DBVPG#7215 chromosome 1, complete sequence:
- the STP1 gene encoding Stp1p (similar to Ashbya gossypii AFR461C), translating to MSSGKLLDTEESVIRRVSRTVVSWFKSLAVQVASGGSVVEKGTKVCSDVGYGIEKSRSLKLKDGVNGVGRRGELLLFPAKHNVDQTLGLKSSVIPCSIDFSSLQSPISMNRTPDGNMEWKLNTGAQLDARMQHEKLEEPLSPRSSSSTAVPRGEDGEGGKEKYVCHYCDAEFRIRGYLTRHIKKHAVEKAYHCPFFNGCSPPETRCHTTGGFSRRDTYKTHLRSRHFIYPEGVKTQDRNRSPGHCAHCGKWFENTSKWIEKHIESGYCTGLPEGTVLPAKSARKAGKLKMIKTSTGRSRFITTQQSVVEPKVLLNKEAIEAMQIVVNETNSSGQPALTKLSDNRIMLNSTNFKGEPKTKKAVKRQRRRKFEVNPYMIAQAPSSAASFISMNRVSTTSTAPNHVLNAQMQHQNIHSIPNQNVMANYSFTTPDEAPLDEICLSLNPSPADDAGLEPVRSASSLSSHECNQSTGNDMNKLLYPLITSNPLNLNDPYSVPLDVEQMAFTIPMVEPSTTAPTYRFEEEPQINVILNNQMDPVKLGERQLRETQQYLKFYNYNFDSSL from the coding sequence ATGTCGTCCGGGAAGTTGTTAGACACGGAGGAGTCTGTTATTAGACGTGTGTCTCGTACGGTGGTGTCGTGGTTCAAATCTCTTGCAGTGCAAGTGGCTAGTGGGGGTTCAGTAGTGGAGAAAGGGACGAAAGTTTGCAGTGATGTGGGCTATGGGATTGAGAAGAGCAGgagtttgaagttgaaagatGGAGTTAATGGCGTCGGAAGGAGGGGTGAGTTGTTACTGTTTCCGGCGAAGCACAATGTGGATCAAACTCTCGGTCTCAAGAGTTCTGTAATTCCGTGCTCGATCGATTTTAGTAGTTTGCAGAGTCCTATTTCTATGAACAGAACGCCTGATGGGAATATGGAGTGGAAATTAAACACAGGGGCCCAGCTTGATGCCAGGATGCAACACGAGAAGCTTGAGGAGCCGTTATCGCCAAGGAGTAGTAGTTCTACTGCGGTTCCTAGGGGAGAGGATGGAGAGGGTGGTAAGGAAAAGTATGTCTGTCACTACTGCGATGCAGAGTTCCGCATCCGGGGCTATTTGACGCGTCATATAAAGAAGCACGCAGTTGAGAAAGCTTACCACTGTCCATTTTTCAATGGCTGCTCGCCTCCAGAAACTCGTTGCCACACTACTGGAGGCTTTTCAAGAAGAGATACGTACAAGACACATTTAAGGTCCAGGCATTTTATTTATCCAGAGGGTGTGAAGACCCAAGATCGCAACAGGTCTCCAGGTCATTGTGCACACTGTGGGAAGTGGTTTGAAAATACTTCGAAGTGGATTGAAAAACACATCGAAAGCGGTTACTGTACTGGCTTGCCTGAGGGCACAGTTTTGCCAGCTAAAAGTGCAAGGAAAGCGGGaaagttgaaaatgatCAAGACTTCTACGGGTCGTTCGCGGTTCATTACTACTCAACAGAGTGTTGTGGAACCAAAGGTTTTACTGAATAAAGAAGCAATTGAAGCAATGCAGATTGTTGTTAATGAAACGAACAGCAGCGGGCAACCAGCATTGACTAAGTTAAGCGATAATAGGATTATGTTGAATTCGACTAATTTCAAGGGGGAGCCGAAGACCAAGAAGGCTGTGAAACGCCAAAGACGCAGGAAGTTTGAAGTAAACCCTTATATGATAGCCCAGGCACCTTCTAGTGCGGCATCATTTATTTCTATGAACAGAGTATCAACTACATCTACTGCGCCCAATCATGTACTCAACGCACAGATGCAGCACCAGAATATTCACTCTATACCTAATCAAAATGTTATGGCAAACTACTCATTCACTACCCCTGATGAAGCGCCATTAGATGAGATATGTCTTTCCTTAAACCCTTCACCAGCTGACGACGCAGGGTTGGAACCCGTCAGATCTGCTTCTTCCTTATCCTCTCACGAGTGCAATCAATCGACAGGAAACGACATGAACAAACTCTTATATCCATTAATCACTTCTAACCCTCTCAATCTAAACGACCCATACTCAGTTCCCTTGGACGTCGAGCAAATGGCCTTTACGATACCCATGGTAGAGCCATCTACCACCGCTCCAACTTATAGATTTGAAGAGGAACCACAAATAAACGTTATCTTGAACAACCAGATGGATCCAGTAAAGCTAGGAGAACGGCAACTAAGAGAAACCCAACAATACCTAAAATTCTACAATTATAACTTTGACTCCAGTCTATAA
- the YMD8 gene encoding Ymd8p (similar to Ashbya gossypii AFR462C): MMPLPVLVFGWYIFSITLLVYNKWMFDSHRGHSIPYPIFITSLHQVVLWFISYIYLRAKKQLNTEAPRNWRFHVKYIVPTALASAGDIGFGNASFKFIPLTIHTIVKSSSIAFVLLFGCISRLEKFHPKLALVVLFMFSGVVLMVYKPETESKEHRTDEELLGFFLVLASSCLSGLRWVYTQLTLHHASGSADISSSPTTAIHDLKKKNPVHTISQLAPIMGAVLFVTALIIEQPFSTILETSLVRWEGHGTVSAISRGIVMLVSPGIAVFAMTLCEFAILQTAPVLTLSIAGVVKELLTILISMLILKETLGFYNWIGMIVILLNVCYYNYYRYTQNSEPSKNYHPLENDLDITCELQTIDISISSESSESHLS, encoded by the coding sequence ATGATGCCGTTGCCAGTACTAGTCTTTGGCTggtatatattttccattACACTTTTGGTCTATAATAAATGGATGTTTGATTCGCACCGAGGGCACAGTATTCCCTATCCTATATTTATTACTTCGTTACATCAGGTTGTGCTATGGTTCATTTCATACATCTATTTGAGGGCAAAGAAACAGCTGAACACAGAGGCACCTAGGAATTGGCGGTTTCATGTAAAATATATCGTCCCAACAGCACTTGCATCTGCAGGCGATATTGGATTCGGCAATGCATCGTTCAAATTCATTCCACTCACTATCCATACCATTGTGAAATCTTCAAGCATAGCCTTTGTGCTTTTATTCGGATGTATCAGCAGGTTAGAAAAGTTTCACCCCAAGTTAGCTCTTGTTGTCCTCTTTATGTTTTCTGGCGTTGTATTAATGGTTTACAAGCCCGAGACCGAAAGCAAAGAGCACCGCACGGATGAAGAACTGCTGGGATTCTTTCTCGTCCTTGCAAGCAGTTGCTTAAGTGGGTTGAGATGGGTATATACGCAATTGACCTTGCACCATGCAAGCGGTTCTGCtgatatatcttcttctcctaCAACTGCTATCCATGacctgaaaaaaaagaatcctGTGCACACTATCTCCCAATTAGCTCCTATAATGGGAGctgttctttttgttaCTGCTCTCATCATCGAACAACCTTTTTCTACCATTCTCGAAACAAGCCTAGTCCGCTGGGAGGGCCATGGTACAGTTTCTGCCATTTCCAGAGGTATAGTTATGCTAGTATCCCCAGGAATTGCCGTTTTCGCGATGACACTCTGTGAATTCGCCATACTCCAAACTGCCCCTGTGCTAACCCTCAGCATAGCTGGTGTCGTTAAAGAATTACTAACTATCCTAATAAGTATGCTCATTCTAAAAGAAACTCTCGGCTTCTACAACTGGATTGGTATGATCGTCATCCTGCTCAATGTCTGCTACTATAACTACTACAGATATACCCAAAATTCAGAACCCAGCAAAAATTACCATCCGCTAGAAAACGACCTCGACATAACATGTGAGTTGCAAACTATAGACATCAGTATAAGCTCTGAGAGCTCTGAATCTCACTTATCCTAA
- the MRPL28 gene encoding mitochondrial 54S ribosomal protein mL40 (similar to Ashbya gossypii AFR463C), with product MRLQGCGLSGGVNGSVLSSPTRVFVRGKRTKSKSSLSPQVQRAVTQLSVLSASRKQPKLLKLCNEDLIKHQTIQTCWSQYQKNLREERQAQMRLQYESMQTAMNLLKQVDGSLFEAANAKEVGKRFPLELRVPTEYPPNKIWHYEFKDKN from the coding sequence ATGCGGTTGCAAGGATGTGGTCTGAGTGGTGGTGTGAACGGTAGTGTTCTTTCGTCGCCTACAAGGGTGTTTGTCAGAGGTAAAAGAACGAAATCTAAAAGTTCTCTTTCGCCTCAGGTTCAGAGGGCTGTTACTCAGCTTTCTGTTCTGTCAGCTAGTAGGAAGCAGCCCAAGCTTTTAAAGTTGTGTAATGAGGATCTTATTAAACATCAGACAATCCAGACGTGTTGGTCGCAGTACCAGAAAAACCTGCGTGAGGAGCGTCAAGCGCAGATGAGACTACAATATGAAAGTATGCAGACAGCtatgaatttattgaagcAAGTAGATGGTTCTTTGTTTGAAGCAGCCAATGCGAAAGAGGTGGGGAAGAGGTTTCCTCTTGAGCTGAGGGTTCCTACGGAGTATCCTCCAAATAAAATCTGGCATTATGAGTTCAAAGACAAAAACTGA